TAGCAGCCGATGAGTATGGAGTTTGGATTAACTGTAAAGTATGGTGCTGTATGTGAGTGCTAGGCATTAACTACCTCAGATATGAAGGTTGTGTAGTTTCTGTGATGTCAGAATCTGTGATGTTATGAGTGGGTGGAGTTTAAACTCTAATTAGagtttgctctgtgtgtgtttatgtatgatGTCAGCAGGCCATTGCCTCCTCCACTCCACTGGTTGTAGCCATTCTGTTTCGCAGATGATTCGCAAAATCCACCTGAGTTTGAGACAGAACTCGGTTTATCACCGTTTTGGGAATCCAGCCCTGTAAAAAGACAATAAGTATACATAATACACATCATACAACACACCCTCATTGacttcacatcacatcacagaCTGCTCAATGGAAACACCTGGACTTCTGGAAAGGTCAAGAAATGTATGTACTTAGccacatttaaacaaatttccaCTACTAAGCCTTTTTAGAGAATGAGGAACCTTGTAATGAAGTTAAGGAACCTTTTTCAAGGATAATTTTTGAACCGcgggaattttttattttggaaggAACCTATTCAGGAACCTGGGAAGGATTCCCAGCAAtacacaaatgtttttaaaaatccaagTAAACTTTTAAGAACTTTTATCctactttaaaaaacaagaattttgaaataaagaaTCTTTTCAGGAACCCAGGAGCAAAGTTAAGAACACTATACATTTCCAGGGAAAATGGAAGCTTCCCAGGAACATGTTTAAGAACTGCAGAACATTTCTAGAAGTTTTTTTCAAGAACTCTCATGAAAGCAATGAATCATTTGCaggaaataaataactttttggGATCAGATTAACCAAGAGTCTTTTAAAGAACAGAATAACCTTTTCAGGAacccatgtttttctttttcagaaacATTGTAACTTTGACAGCAACCCTTTGAGAAACCACAGAACTTGTTCAGTAACTCGGGAGCCCTGAAAatgtttaactaataaactCAGAGTGTGTTCAGGAACCTTTTCAGGACGTACATTTTAGTTTCTTCTTCAGAGTAGTGGTACTTACAGTAAAGGTGCACTATTGTGGGTGGAGCTTTCTCTATGAAATGTCCAAACATCTCTAAGTAAGTCTCCaaattaattacaataatttaattGCACCAACATAACCTACATGAGTTACTTGTACAGTGGAAGGTCAAACAAATCTGATGAAATCGTACCTTCAGGTCTAAACTGAGTAACCAGGTGAACTTGGTCTTGTTGGGATCGTCTGCGCTCGGCTTCATCACGATGCACGTCGGCCCGTTCTCGGCTCTGTGTCAAAGCAAACAGCTACATTAGCGCATGTTACATCACTTCCTGGATACATATTAtaagtttatgttttatttttaagcccACCGGACGAAGCCTTTCTGCTCAGGCATGCTAGGATGTTGGGTCGACATCCCGGCCAGGAAGCAGGTTGATCCTCTGCGTTTAGCGCAGCGCACGCTAACGAAATCCCTCGGCCCCACCACATTTCCTGGGGTCTCCTTCGAAACCTCGTGGGTCACCATGGTGTCCTGATTGATTTTCTGAAGGATCTGAGAAACACAGAGTAAAACCAAAGTAAAATCTCGATTAACAGCGGTAGCATATGGTATTAATGTTGTCCACTGTAAATGTTTGAGCAGCTAAGTGCTAAGCTATTGAGCCAGCCGCTATGCTTTGAAGCACAcacaacatttcactgcatataaaCGCCAATCATTAATATAAATCATAACCAGTTGTGCTTGCTAACCATTAGCATACCACTTAGCTATGGTGGGATGTGCAAGCTCCGTTTTTATTCTAGAGCTTTAATTTTAATGACACAAaagattattaacattttactaAATGTTTTCTTGCCAtgctagtttgtgtgtgtggaaatagCTAGCATATAAAACTACGCAGAAAAATCAAGACAAttgtgctttctttttttttttaaatgctaaatttatatatttttaaagaaaatattttacaattcgATTGATTTTGAGTGTGCTGGTAGTCAGATGACTCAGTTGACTCGTTCTAACAAACGAAGCGAGGCTTGGACACGTGGACGCCGACGGAGACGTCTCACCTTGACCTTCTTGACGTTGGGGTTCCACTCGCCCATGCGCTCCATGTTCTCCACCAGCTCTTCATACAGGTCGTCAGGCTGCTGGTCCAGAACCACCTCCAGCCTGAAGACCTTGCCGACGTCAGGAAGAACTTTGCTCAGCACTTTATCTCCCGTCGACTGTGTCAgaggacaaacaaacaaatcagacCTCGAGATCGGATCTGTAGCTCAAACCCAAACACGGCTCGCCTCGCATGTTTGGGCTTTTCAGCTTTCTAGGTCCTGTGAATTTATCTAGTGTTTAATGATATGAAAACGCTCAAGACACCACAAACGGAGGAAATCTGCAtcgcacacactcacagtctCAATCTCAGTTTGCCAGCCATCTGGGTCACTCAGGATGCTGATGGACTTCTGAAGAGCCTCCTGACCCTGTTGCACGTAGCTCTGCTCCGATTCACTCAGAACCTCCTCCTCAATCCTgctacctacacacacatacacacagttttCAAGGATGCACAATGTCTACGAATGAGCTACCATTCACAGATATTTGAGTCCAGTTAATATGaactctcttttacacacacacacgctctctgaaggacacacaataataataataataataataataataataataataataatatggctCTGATGCTATcttctagcaaaaaaaaaaaaatttaatctagaCCATTTACATTGTTGGATGGTTCCTCTGGAGAACCCTAGATCATGAGGAACCTCAAGAGAACCTTCAAAGAACG
This region of Clarias gariepinus isolate MV-2021 ecotype Netherlands chromosome 9, CGAR_prim_01v2, whole genome shotgun sequence genomic DNA includes:
- the star gene encoding steroidogenic acute regulatory protein, mitochondrial; the encoded protein is MLPATFKLCAGISYRHTRNMTGLRRNAMMAIHHELSKLSGPGPSMWVRNIRRRSSLLCSRIEEEVLSESEQSYVQQGQEALQKSISILSDPDGWQTEIETSTGDKVLSKVLPDVGKVFRLEVVLDQQPDDLYEELVENMERMGEWNPNVKKVKILQKINQDTMVTHEVSKETPGNVVGPRDFVSVRCAKRRGSTCFLAGMSTQHPSMPEQKGFVRAENGPTCIVMKPSADDPNKTKFTWLLSLDLKGWIPKTVINRVLSQTQVDFANHLRNRMATTSGVEEAMAC